A single genomic interval of Pseudorca crassidens isolate mPseCra1 chromosome 19, mPseCra1.hap1, whole genome shotgun sequence harbors:
- the LOC137211733 gene encoding heterogeneous nuclear ribonucleoproteins A2/B1-like isoform X3, with product MEREEEQFRKLFIGSLSFETTEESLRNYYKQWGKLTDCVVMRDPASKRSRGFGFVTFSSMAEVDAAMAARPHSIDGKVVEPKRAVAREESGKPGAHVTVKKLFVCGIKEDTEEHHLRDYFEEYGKIYAVEIITDRQSGKKRGFGFVTFDDHDPVDKLVLQKYHPINGHNAKVKKALSRQEMQEVQSSRSGRGGHFGSGESRGGGGNFGPGPGSNFRGASDGYGSGRGFGVGYNGYGGGPGGNYGSGNYNDFGNYNQQPSNYGPMKSGHFGGSRNMGGPYGEGNYGPGGGNYGPGGGSGGYGGRRRY from the exons atggagagagaagaggaacaaTTCCGTAAACTCTTTATTGGTAGCTTGAGCTTTGAAACTACAGAAGAAAGTTTGAGGAACTACTACAAGCAGTGGGGAAAACTTACAGATTGTGTGGTAATGAGGGATCCTGCAAGCAAAAGATCAAGAGGATTTGGTTTTGTAACTTTTTCATCCATGGCTGAGGTTGATGCCGCCATGGCTGCAAGACCTCATTCAATTGATGGGAAAGTGGTTGAGCCAAAACGTGCTGTTGCAAGAGAGGAATCTGGAAAGCCAGGGGCTCATGTCACTGTGAAGAAGCTGTTTGTATGTGGAATTAAAGAAGATACTGAGGAACATCATCTTAGAGATTACTTTGAGGAATATGGAAAAATTTATGCCGTTGAGATAATTACCGATAGGCAGTCTGGAAAGAAAAGAGGCTTTGGGTTTGTTACTTTTGATGACCATGATCCTGTGGATAAGCTTGTGTTGCAGAAATACCATCCTATCAATGGTCATAATGCAAAAGTAAAGAAGGCTTTATCTAGACAAGAAATGCAGGAAGTCCAAAGTTCTAGAAGTGGAAGAGGAGGCCACTTTGGTTCTGGAGAGTCTCGTGGTGGTGGTGGAAATTTTGGACCAGGACCAGGAAGTAACTTCAGAGGAGCATCTGATGGATATGGAAGTGGTCGTGGATTTGGAGTTGGCTATAATGGGTATGGAGGAGGACCTGGAG GAAATTATGGAAGTGGAAATTATAATGATTTTGGAAATTATAACCAGCAACCTTCTAACTATGGTCCAATGAAGAGTGGACACTTTGGTGGTAGCAGAAACATGGGAGGACCGTATGGTGAAGGAAACTATGGTCCAGGTGGAGGAAACTATGGTCCAGGTGGAGGAAGTGGGGGGTATGGAGGGAGAAGACGATATTGA
- the LOC137211733 gene encoding heterogeneous nuclear ribonucleoproteins A2/B1-like isoform X2: MEREEEQFRKLFIGSLSFETTEESLRNYYKQWGKLTDCVVMRDPASKRSRGFGFVTFSSMAEVDAAMAARPHSIDGKVVEPKRAVAREESGKPGAHVTVKKLFVCGIKEDTEEHHLRDYFEEYGKIYAVEIITDRQSGKKRGFGFVTFDDHDPVDKLVLQKYHPINGHNAKVKKALSRQEMQEVQSSRSGRGGHFGSGESRGGGGNFGPGPGSNFRGASDGYGSGRGFGVGYNGYGGGPGYGNQGGGCRGGYDKYGGGNYGSGNYNDFGNYNQQPSNYGPMKSGHFGGSRNMGGPYGEGNYGPGGGNYGPGGGSGGYGGRRRY; encoded by the exons atggagagagaagaggaacaaTTCCGTAAACTCTTTATTGGTAGCTTGAGCTTTGAAACTACAGAAGAAAGTTTGAGGAACTACTACAAGCAGTGGGGAAAACTTACAGATTGTGTGGTAATGAGGGATCCTGCAAGCAAAAGATCAAGAGGATTTGGTTTTGTAACTTTTTCATCCATGGCTGAGGTTGATGCCGCCATGGCTGCAAGACCTCATTCAATTGATGGGAAAGTGGTTGAGCCAAAACGTGCTGTTGCAAGAGAGGAATCTGGAAAGCCAGGGGCTCATGTCACTGTGAAGAAGCTGTTTGTATGTGGAATTAAAGAAGATACTGAGGAACATCATCTTAGAGATTACTTTGAGGAATATGGAAAAATTTATGCCGTTGAGATAATTACCGATAGGCAGTCTGGAAAGAAAAGAGGCTTTGGGTTTGTTACTTTTGATGACCATGATCCTGTGGATAAGCTTGTGTTGCAGAAATACCATCCTATCAATGGTCATAATGCAAAAGTAAAGAAGGCTTTATCTAGACAAGAAATGCAGGAAGTCCAAAGTTCTAGAAGTGGAAGAGGAGGCCACTTTGGTTCTGGAGAGTCTCGTGGTGGTGGTGGAAATTTTGGACCAGGACCAGGAAGTAACTTCAGAGGAGCATCTGATGGATATGGAAGTGGTCGTGGATTTGGAGTTGGCTATAATGGGTATGGAGGAGGAC CTGGATATGGCAACCAGGGTGGGGGCTGCAGAGGTGGTTATGACAAGTATGGAGGAGGAAATTATGGAAGTGGAAATTATAATGATTTTGGAAATTATAACCAGCAACCTTCTAACTATGGTCCAATGAAGAGTGGACACTTTGGTGGTAGCAGAAACATGGGAGGACCGTATGGTGAAGGAAACTATGGTCCAGGTGGAGGAAACTATGGTCCAGGTGGAGGAAGTGGGGGGTATGGAGGGAGAAGACGATATTGA
- the LOC137211733 gene encoding heterogeneous nuclear ribonucleoproteins A2/B1-like isoform X1, protein MEREEEQFRKLFIGSLSFETTEESLRNYYKQWGKLTDCVVMRDPASKRSRGFGFVTFSSMAEVDAAMAARPHSIDGKVVEPKRAVAREESGKPGAHVTVKKLFVCGIKEDTEEHHLRDYFEEYGKIYAVEIITDRQSGKKRGFGFVTFDDHDPVDKLVLQKYHPINGHNAKVKKALSRQEMQEVQSSRSGRGGHFGSGESRGGGGNFGPGPGSNFRGASDGYGSGRGFGVGYNGYGGGPGGGNFGGSPGYGGGRGRYGGGGPGYGNQGGGCRGGYDKYGGGNYGSGNYNDFGNYNQQPSNYGPMKSGHFGGSRNMGGPYGEGNYGPGGGNYGPGGGSGGYGGRRRY, encoded by the coding sequence atggagagagaagaggaacaaTTCCGTAAACTCTTTATTGGTAGCTTGAGCTTTGAAACTACAGAAGAAAGTTTGAGGAACTACTACAAGCAGTGGGGAAAACTTACAGATTGTGTGGTAATGAGGGATCCTGCAAGCAAAAGATCAAGAGGATTTGGTTTTGTAACTTTTTCATCCATGGCTGAGGTTGATGCCGCCATGGCTGCAAGACCTCATTCAATTGATGGGAAAGTGGTTGAGCCAAAACGTGCTGTTGCAAGAGAGGAATCTGGAAAGCCAGGGGCTCATGTCACTGTGAAGAAGCTGTTTGTATGTGGAATTAAAGAAGATACTGAGGAACATCATCTTAGAGATTACTTTGAGGAATATGGAAAAATTTATGCCGTTGAGATAATTACCGATAGGCAGTCTGGAAAGAAAAGAGGCTTTGGGTTTGTTACTTTTGATGACCATGATCCTGTGGATAAGCTTGTGTTGCAGAAATACCATCCTATCAATGGTCATAATGCAAAAGTAAAGAAGGCTTTATCTAGACAAGAAATGCAGGAAGTCCAAAGTTCTAGAAGTGGAAGAGGAGGCCACTTTGGTTCTGGAGAGTCTCGTGGTGGTGGTGGAAATTTTGGACCAGGACCAGGAAGTAACTTCAGAGGAGCATCTGATGGATATGGAAGTGGTCGTGGATTTGGAGTTGGCTATAATGGGTATGGAGGAGGACCTGGAGGTGGCAATTTTGGAGGTAGCCCTGGttatggaggaggaagaggaagatatGGTGGTGGAGGACCTGGATATGGCAACCAGGGTGGGGGCTGCAGAGGTGGTTATGACAAGTATGGAGGAGGAAATTATGGAAGTGGAAATTATAATGATTTTGGAAATTATAACCAGCAACCTTCTAACTATGGTCCAATGAAGAGTGGACACTTTGGTGGTAGCAGAAACATGGGAGGACCGTATGGTGAAGGAAACTATGGTCCAGGTGGAGGAAACTATGGTCCAGGTGGAGGAAGTGGGGGGTATGGAGGGAGAAGACGATATTGA